The Carassius gibelio isolate Cgi1373 ecotype wild population from Czech Republic chromosome A1, carGib1.2-hapl.c, whole genome shotgun sequence region TCTTAATGAATCTCCGATAGAATCCACAGAATCCAAGAAACGATCTCAGTGACTTTAGATCATGAGGTATCTTCCATTCATTTACAGCCTTCACCTTTTCCGGGTCTGGGGTTACGCCATCGGCAGACACAATATGCCCAACATATTTTACAGCCGGCTGGCAAAATTGACATTTATCAACAGACACTTTGAGCCCGAACTCTTCCAATCGATCCAGCACTTTCATCAACCTCTCTTCATGCTCCTCTAGCGTTCTTCCGAAAACAATTAGATCATCTAGATACACTATAACTTGTAGCAAGTGCATATCTCCAACTGCCCTCTCCATCAGTCGTTGGAACGTTGCTGGAGCTCCAGATATCCCTTGCGGCATCCGCTCGAATTGGTAGAATCCAAGAGGACAAATGAACGCCGTCTTTTCCTTATCTTCAGCAGCCATTTCAATTTGATAGTAACCACTCCTTAAGTCCAAGACGGAAAACCACTTGCTCCCCGACAAACAATCCAGAGCGTCCTCTATCCTGGGAGTTGTATATTGATCCGGTACGGTTCTGGAATTCAGAGTTCTATAATCAATGCACATTCTAATAGCACCACTCTTCTTACGAGCTATGACTATAGGTGATGCATAGGGACTCCTTGATTCCTTTATTATACCGGCAGCCAGCAAATCCTTCAGATGACGGCGCACATCATCGATGTCTGCTGGGGCAATACGCCTAGACCTCTCCCTGAAAGGCGTGCAATCATTCAGCCTGATAGTATGAGTCACATCTTTTGCTTTTCCCACATCCCATTCTGATATAGAAAACACGTTTCCTCGCGCTGACAACTTCTTTCTTAATCTTTCCTCCCAATTAGGTGGTATTGGAGAATCGCCAAAGTTAAAGATATTCGGATTTAGCTTCCTGACAGCGGTCTGATCTCCCTGCGCGACCGTAACAGTGTCGGTATGGAAAACATTTGCCATCACAGTCCCTGGAGGAATTCTTATATCTTTCGCAGTCTCATTGCACACAAGCAATTTGAAGTTATCCACGTCTATATCAGATGAATACAGGACGGATGATGGGACAAATACTCCAGCAGGTAATAAGTTCTCATCCGTGGCTTCTACTAGGAGAATATCTTCTCTCACCTGTTCCTTGAGTTCAACTTTACACTGCACATACTTTTCACCCTTCTGAGGTATTGATAGGGATCCAGGTCCCATCCATGTAACAATCCCTTCAACTGAGTCAGTCACTTCCTCTTTCCATTTCTTATGCTGGACACAAGGTATTGAAACAGTTGACTGAATCCTTAGAGAATGTGCAGCATCCGATACTCCTGACTCCTGGCCAAGTGAAATCAGTCTTTGGAAAAAACTTGCATTGGTTCCAATGATTACAGGAACTTGTTGAGGACCTTGTGGTTCTGGACACACCAATGCTAAGACAGGTACTGTTTCTTTCACTCCAATAAGTGACTCAGGAAATGACACATCCACTAGAATGTATCCCTTATATGGATAGTTACAGGCACTTAGTCCCCAGATAGACAATCCAGTCAAAGGTTGAATGGGAATCTGTGGTAAGTACTTGGCATGCCACTGTTCAAAAACAATGGTAACTTGAGAACCACTGTCAAGTAAAGCACTGCATGGACATCCATTCAATTCTACTGAAATGGTTGAGACTGGTCCCACTAGACCCATAGGCACACATTCCTTCTCTCTGACATCAGTTAGTCCCTTCTTGGAGAAACAATCTGGACCACAAGAAGCAACAGGATCTTCCTTTGATCTGCTCCCTTCAGTTTTCGCCCTTCTGAGGGATCTCACCAGCTTTTGTATAACTTTGCCAGTATTCTCTGGTGCGTTACACTTAGTGGCTATATGTCCATCTTCCCCGCAACGGTAACAGAAGAAATCCTCCTTAGACTTCATTGGTTTCTCATTGTGTCGCGAAGGCATTGCTCTGTAGTCCAGCCTAGTTTTAGTTTGAACAGGCTTAGCAGTTGAACTGATACTCATCACCTCCAATTGTTTATTTAACTTGTGAATTTGTTTCTTTAACTCTTTCACTTCAGACTCTCCATGAGTATCTACTCTTTGCTTTTCAAGTTTTTCTCTAGAATCTATCTTCATGGATGCAACAGGAACTTTGGCTGAATCATCTCTCATATTGGCTTTTAGCTCCTGAAGTTCAGCTCGGAGTTGCTTTACTACTTCCGATTCCAGATTATCATCGGTTTTCAGATTTATTGATTTCACTGACGTTCCGATTCTACGACGTGCAAGTTCATTCTCTTCAGCTGTCTTTAACTCATTCAATAACTCCAAGAAAGTCGGAGGGTGGTCTTTCCGTTCTCGTAGCCTCAGCTGTAATAACATCAGGTCTGAATCGAAAGCAGCACCTCTGATTAGCTGTTCAATCCTTGCCTTATCCATCATGTGAGACATCAACCCGCCTTTTTGAACCACCTTTGTCAACGATTTCTCTATTCGTCTCAGGAAGTCAGACAGAGATTCTCTAGGGAATTGTCTCAGTAACCTGAAAGCAAAGTAAAGGTCTTCCCCTGATTCAGAGGTTCCAAAGGTATTTTCTAGAGCCTCAAGGTACTGTGAAGCACTAGCCTCAGGACTTGAAAACCTTACCGCCTTCACAATGTCAAGAGCAGGGCCTTTCAAACTCTCCATTATCCGTCGTCGCTTTTCTTTTTCTGAACACTCACATTCGGCGGTCATTAATCTGGCCTGTTCCATCCAATTCTCAAGATTTTCTTCTCCAGACGGGGTAGGAATAGTACCAGAAAACATACGCAATCGCCTATAAGCATTGGAGTCTCCAGAAGGCTTTGTTTTTTCCAGAAGGTCCCCAACTGCACGTATAATGGACTCGGGTGAACCAGCATTGGAACTGGCTGAATGGAATAAAGATTCCAAGTCAGTCATGGATTTTCCTTCCTCATGCAGAAATTTTGCCAATTTCTCAGAAAACCCGCATGCAGGTACATCAACAGGTGCTACAATGACCCTCCATGTCTCTTCCCCTTCGGCTCTTAGCAATTCAGCTGGAATGCGGGTAGGATCTATCACTTCACGGCATTCACACAAGATCAACACAGTATCTGGGCTTTGTCCCTTTTTAGAGTCTCTAACTCTCACTCTGCCTACTGCTTTTATAGTTTCGACAGCTTCTTCAATACATGCCACATCAGTTGTTGCAGGTACTCCCATTAACATGATAGCATGGCTTTCCTCAACTACAGCTTCCTTGCACCAGTTTGAAAGTTCAACAGACAAACGTGAATCACTCTTGAGCGCCATTTTGATTCTTTAAAAGAATAGTCAGTAAGTACCCTTTTCTTCTACTGAATGCTTAATCTTAATATTTAGGATTTTAGGGAGAGAATAatgatcccggacgagcccccaaattGTGTAGCGCCCCTATGCTCTGATTATAACCAGAGCAGCGCACCGGGTTCTTAAAGTGTCTCTCGACTATGCACTAATGCTATCCTCCCCTATGTCAGCTAGGAAATGTCACTGTATAATGACTTCAATCAACACAAATGGGTAAGTATAACAAAATTAACCTTTAGGTTTATTTATacacagtaaaacaaaataaataaatgtttaaataaatgtttaaatatcaaatgttCAATAAACTTCAAATTAAACCATACACTTGTCTTGTGTATTTTTTCCCCTTTGAAGAAAAATATACAATCACTTCAAATGAACAATTATGACAGATCAACACTTCCTTAATatctcaaataaacaaataatatcaataaatactcgTTTCACAAACAATAGTTGAAACAGTACCGGTTTTAACGTTTGAGTGGCCACTCACATAGACACGTGTGCgcgcacgcacatacacacacctcaCAAGTCCCAACCCCTCCCCGTTGCAGGCCTGGACGTTGCTAGAGATCGTTGAGGCCGTGAAACAACAAATGGCCACTTCACTCTAATgagcaaataaaattaaataagatcACCTGAATTCCTTGATTATCAGCAGCGTTCTCGTTAGACTCCTCCGAAGCTCGaacacgcgctctctctctctcgctcacctGACGCTGTTGAGCTGATCATGTCCCACGGCGCCAGAGGAATTCTAAATCACTCGGGGATTTAGAACGCTATCTGGGTCTTTGTTGATCCAGCAAGACTTGTTagatgaaacaaaataaactttaatccaGTCCAGTGTACTTGAATGTCCGATTATCTATCGTGTATTTTCACATTAACAACCGAACTCAACACTACAAAAGAAAACCGGCTTATACTCGTGCAGAGTAACGTGCATACACTTTCATGAATGTCCTTAAACTCtctgatttgaagaaatgtaagtTTCAACAACTTATACAGCGTTTACATGTACATTTTCTTCTCCACCATCTCAACAACACTCTCGTGCATACCTCTCtgttcacctttttttttatctcctccAATCAGAATCACACTCTCACACTTGAGGGTGggaacaaataaaacatcaacctATCAGCAAAAAATAATACTAACTTGCTAGGCAAAAGCACATTTTCTGCAAGTGCATTACATACAAACTTTAAGTATCACCGTATTTCTTAAAGAAACAGTGCTTTAAAATATAGTTCTCAACTGAAACACAAAATACATGTACATAAGCATAAATGATGTACTCCCATCTTATGTATTCCAAATTAACCCTTCTCATGAATTAGATATTATTTACTCAATAATAACTTGCTTATTTTACCCATCATTAACCCATTCTGTCATTAACTCAACATAATAACCCTAACTGGGTTACACATTACAAGAATTAAAATCACCGCACCATACTATCTTTCCTTGAATCTGTCCACTTACAGCACCTAGGTCCTCAATACTCAACCTCTTATTAGAATTATAAAAATTAACCACTGAAACTTGATCATTACCCATCCAGATTTTAACAACTACTGATTCATACTCCTGTCCCATCATTTCAACTTTGTACCTCAGACCATCTTGAACAAATGTTGCTACTCCCCCACCTTGTCTATCCTTCCTATCATTTCTTATTGCCGTGTAACCTTGAATAATAAAATCTAACTGAGGTTTGAGCCATGTCTCCTGAATACATATTATATGGGGCCTATCTCCCAAATCAGAGATGTACTTCTTAAACTCTAGACCATTGCTGATGAGACTTCTCGCATTCCACTGGAGAATAATTATCATGAGACAGACGGTACACCACTCCATGTTTGAGGTTGACATGAAAATTGACTCTCATTTAATCTCTCTTCCACTAATTCCCAGCTACTATTTTTAAAACCGAGGTACTTCTGCGCtgcttttacaattattttaattttttccgtCTTCCTTTCAACTTGAGCAGTACAATTAATAATCTCTACcatgaacaaaacaaaatcatcttTTCTCATGAGTAGAGTATCTTCTTTGATCTTACTGCATCCCTGACAAGCAGAACTGCATGCCTCTACAGCCGCTGTTTTATTCACCTGTACAGTTGATTGAGCAGGTATTTTCCTAGCCGCTTCCGCAAATGAGACCCCAGTTTGGATTTTAACCTTCTGTACCTCTTCAGCTCTTTTGCTAACTGTACATCCCCTGTAAGCTGAGCTATGTTCACCTCCACAGTTACAACATTTCAAGGCAGCTCCTTCCTCACATTTCCCATATTCATGATCCCCAGCACATCTCCCACATCTCTGCTTCCCCTTACATACTGCTGCTacgtgtccaaacttttgacatttaaaacatcGAAGTGGTGGAGGAATAAACGGCCGAACACCATAACTCATGTATCCAACATAGACTTTATCTGGTAGAACCCTCTCTTCAAATTTCAACATGACTGAAAAACTATTACTCCTTTCCccatttctgttcatttttagTCGTCTAACTTCTACAACCTTTCCTCCAGATACATTGGTTTTAATTTCTTCGACTGGGACCTCAGGTGGAATGCCTGTAATGACACCACGTAAATACTTTCCACTGTCAAGCAATTTTCCACTCACATTTTCACCTAAAACTTTACTCATACTAAGTGCTCTCTCTTTGTGTTTGACATCATTACAGATGATTAACAAAGACCCATCCCGCAAGACTTTCGCACATTTCACTTTTCCAACCAGAGTGTTTATCTCTTTTGTAAGCTTAACCGGATTCCATTTACTAAACGACTCGCCCTCTTTAATCAATTTCACAACTACTTTAAACTCCGTTGCTACTTCTACTAATCCCGCACTGTGTACCTCATCCTTATCAGACTGGGAAGATTCAGTTAACTTTCTAGTCTTTTTTCGTTTTCGCCTACCTTTCTGAGTATGCCATATACCATCTTTTTCATTTTCCCCGCCACTGGCACCTACTTCCATTCCGATTTCACTTCCTGACACATCACTTCCCTCTGCCATCTCTCAGACCGTCACACCTCCACCAGCCCACTTGTgcacttcttcttcttttgatgttttatggCGGTCGGCAAACCAGCTTTTGGCGCATATTCCGCCACCTACTGGGATGgagcatagacatataaatacctagacgcctcattgtaAAGGGGGAGATGcgtttttttctgaataaaaacacgataacgTTCACATGTATCTACCGATTTCAGAGGTTTGTATTCTACGTGCAGTTaaaaaaactttgcctccagttatttagttaggtttggaaaatcatacattttcgtaaggaattgtgaaagctcacatttgtctcacttgttgatttttttttttcggtttacagctctaatgttaatttagtataacttTTTTATAGCACTATAGCTTatgaactccacaacaaataataacacatgtaaCTGATGAGGCTATTTATCCAgtgaaaattaaaatatgcaCTGATATAGTGCacagtagaaatatagtaaaagtggtatgttatattaaaaagtatatgtagtaCTAAAGCAAGTACAACGGTACAATAACATATgtgatataatagatttataatagcaaaaaattatatgtataatatgaataataccataataaataactgaacaacaataggttaatagcaagaagaatatgtaatatcaagggtggaataatacagaatagaca contains the following coding sequences:
- the LOC128019137 gene encoding uncharacterized protein LOC128019137, whose protein sequence is MALKSDSRLSVELSNWCKEAVVEESHAIMLMGVPATTDVACIEEAVETIKAVGRVRVRDSKKGQSPDTVLILCECREVIDPTRIPAELLRAEGEETWRVIVAPVDVPACGFSEKLAKFLHEEGKSMTDLESLFHSASSNAGSPESIIRAVGDLLEKTKPSGDSNAYRRLRMFSGTIPTPSGEENLENWMEQARLMTAECECSEKEKRRRIMESLKGPALDIVKAVRFSSPEASASQYLEALENTFGTSESGEDLYFAFRLLRQFPRESLSDFLRRIEKSLTKVVQKGGLMSHMMDKARIEQLIRGAAFDSDLMLLQLRLRERKDHPPTFLELLNELKTAEENELARRRIGTSVKSINLKTDDNLESEVVKQLRAELQELKANMRDDSAKVPVASMKIDSREKLEKQRVDTHGESEVKELKKQIHKLNKQLEVMSISSTAKPVQTKTRLDYRAMPSRHNEKPMKSKEDFFCYRCGEDGHIATKCNAPENTGKVIQKLVRSLRRAKTEGSRSKEDPVASCGPDCFSKKGLTDVREKECVPMGLVGPVSTISVELNGCPCSALLDSGSQVTIVFEQWHAKYLPQIPIQPLTGLSIWGLSACNYPYKGYILVDVSFPESLIGVKETVPVLALVCPEPQGPQQVPVIIGTNASFFQRLISLGQESGVSDAAHSLRIQSTVSIPCVQHKKWKEEVTDSVEGIVTWMGPGSLSIPQKGEKYVQCKVELKEQVREDILLVEATDENLLPAGVFVPSSVLYSSDIDVDNFKLLVCNETAKDIRIPPGTVMANVFHTDTVTVAQGDQTAVRKLNPNIFNFGDSPIPPNWEERLRKKLSARGNVFSISEWDVGKAKDVTHTIRLNDCTPFRERSRRIAPADIDDVRRHLKDLLAAGIIKESRSPYASPIVIARKKSGAIRMCIDYRTLNSRTVPDQYTTPRIEDALDCLSGSKWFSVLDLRSGYYQIEMAAEDKEKTAFICPLGFYQFERMPQGISGAPATFQRLMERAVGDMHLLQVIVYLDDLIVFGRTLEEHEERLMKVLDRLEEFGLKVSVDKCQFCQPAVKYVGHIVSADGVTPDPEKVKAVNEWKIPHDLKSLRSFLGFCGFYRRFIKNYSKIVRPLTELTKGYAPVRSKHKVLPKGKYYQELEPFGERWTEECTEAFHTIIHCLTHTPVLAYADPSKQYILHVDASLQGLGAVLNQEYPEGLRPIAFASRKLSTAEQRYPIHQLEFLALKWAVVDKFHDYLYGTKFKVRTDNNPLTYVLSSAKLNATGHRWLAALATYDFSLQYKPGSQNTDADVLSRYPLDAGQTTEWIDIPRSGVKAICTRATSTYLSDESSDRLVDQLGVDSESIPDLYVCPIHLGTNHQSPLSNSDLRLAQEQDPIIGPVILDVEKGKLPNASKSSNVLETLLRQQGKKLAIRHQLLYRVTNNSFGKEKEQLVLPEKYRNEVLNSLHDESGHLGIERTTELCKDRFYWPHMTREVEKYVKNCGRCIARKTLPQKSAYLNHITSSGPMDLVCIDFLSIEPDSKGVANVLVVTDHFTRYAQAYPARDQKALTVAKILVEKFFVHYGLPARIHSDQGRDFESRLIKELLGILGIRKTRTSPYHPQGDPQPERFNRTLLSMLGTLDAAKKERWSQSVSQLVHVYNCTKSEVTGYSPYYLMFGREARLPIDVHFGNPVDGKGGANYQKYVERMKEDLRHAYKLSLQNAQKTQQRNKRLYDQRVKFRVLEKGDCVLVKNLATTGKQKLQDRWNSVPYLVLEKLQNLPVYRVKPKAGTGGVRTLHRDHLLPIGEEVRINLPAEREEVPRHMVTRSKTVKRTQKKTIRPEVDPESCKCVDITSDSDDGSHCAYYPVEQTVDLGTLSFPSYEREKVKSPARSQKDPAQVEVTGGDLPPDDDVESVSAQMLENLGDSVSDNEINESVNVTREEEQRRVGNRPRRMIKPVQKLSYDALGKSTDRPLTIVYRGMVVKIQESSKVKGTCNTLWCHPMATCEHCVNVHPNLKSEVMLQL